CGGAAGGGACGTAGACGTCGTTGTAGTCGATGGAGAGCTTGGACGAAAGGGCCGCCTTCAGGAAGATGACGAAGGCGGACATCCTCTGCTTGATGACGGAGCAGTTGCCGTCGAGCACCAAGACGAACCACCTGTAGCAGGCCTGGTGCTCCGGGAGCAGAGGAACCTCGTGCACCGGTTGGAAAACGACGGTGCCGTTGGGTTTGTCCTCCGTCAGTCCTTTGTTTGATAGTCCTCCGTGTCCGTTcccttcctcctcatcttcctcatttTCTGATCCCACTTCGGAGGACGAGGATGATGATTGAGAATCGAGTATCTCGATGTTGTAGTGGTGGTAGTGATGCTGTCCCCACTTGGTGTCTTTCTCCTGGTGGTTCTCTGTAGAACCGTCAGACGCCCTTGAGGTGTTAACCGCCTTGCCCTTCGCCTCATTCTCCTCGTCCTTTTGCAAGCTGGGTATCATGTGGTGCTGCAGGATTGAAATGGCGAGTAAAAGGTCACTGGCTGCTTCCTCGTCTTTCTTAGACAATTCCATCTCCAGCTTTTCGAGGTTGACCTTCTGCTGCGCCTCGGTGGTCACTTCGTTGACGTTGCCTGTGGTCTCGTTATCGTAGTCCTGTCCAGTGAGACTGGAAGCGTTTGCTACGTCAGAGGTCACTCTTGAAATTCTCTTGTCGCTTTTTTTGTCGCCTTCAGGTTCATTCGTGTACGAAGAGCGTAAACGGTCCACCCTAAATGCTCCAGGCCTATAGTTGTTCTTGGAGCTCATAATAGCACTTTTCAGATTTCCATCTTGCCTTTGTCCTttaaattttattcctttcaccTCTTTCCTCCGTTGTTTTTCCTGCATGGAACCCATAGAACCCTCTTCCCTCAACTGCGCGCCATCGAGCTCGCTCTTCGAATACTCTCCTAGTGATTCCTCCTCACCAGGTGATTGGTTGAAGGGCAGATTTTCAGGATGCTGGTCATCCCAGTTGTCCAGAGGGTAATTTGATTGTGCCCTAAACGCCTTTGTCATGTTGATTCTATCGGTCAGCATTTGGCGGGTGTTTTGAAAATTGCCGTCTTCTTTTCTCGGTGTTACTGACTCTTTCACCGCAGGTTCGATGTCGTAGTTAAAAGGCGGAGGCTCTGGGTAATTCTGTTCGTCCATGTGCTGTTGGTATTGGGGATACCCGCCGCCATCGCTGACGGGGCGCATTCTCTCCTGGTCGAAGAACTCAGACCTGCGTAAAAAATAGACGTTCTTGTCTCTGCCAGAGTAGAGGTTGTTTGACCTCATGTGCACAATCGAAGCTGACCGAATGCCGAGTTGTTTGGCTGAGTCATCAGCTTTTGGTGCGCCTTTCGGTACGCCTGGAATCCTGGAATGTTTCTCCCGTACCCTTGGAATGTCATCATCCTTACCGAcctttttcttcctcccttctgGTCGACTCGGCTGGTTTATGGAACCCACGGTGGAAGACTGGAGGACATCTTGAacaggggtagggggcggggGGAAAAGGATTTTTTGTGGGAATGGGTTAGGTgaaggataaggaggaggaggagggggagggggatccGGCCACAGTGGGACTAACGGAGGAGGCGATGATGGAGGGCGGGGAGGGACAGGATACGGCGGAGGATGGTGGGGTTGCAGGAGAAAAGACTTCTTCGGCAGGGCGCTCTTGGCTGGGTCCTTGTTATGTGACGGAGAGGACAAATGCGTGGAGCTGGACAGCACCCGGGACATTTTCCCGGAGGGGAGGTACTCCTTCATTACGTATGAGGGCATCGCCCTGGTATCGCCCTGGCGGAGGGACGACGCCTTTAGGAGGCGAACTGACGTGGAAGATTGGTAGCGGTAGGGGGTTTGATGCTGGCTAGCACTTTGCAAGGATGCTGCCGAAGGAGGAGACGAGGGAGatggaggaagatgaggaggctGAGAAGGAAGGAACAGAGATGGAGAAGGCGTCGTCGATAGGGCAAGAGATCTCTGACGCTGACGACGACGAAGTGGATCACTGTTGAAACCTCCAGCTGCTGTTGTTGTCGAAGTCGAGTAGAGTTCCTCTTCGGCATCTCCTTGATCTGCATCCTGAAGGGCCCTTCTCCCCCCTCCACCCGGAGTGTCTTGGAGCAATGGAGCAGCAACGGCACCTACGGCAGAAGCAGCAGCGTGGAGTGGAGTGTAAGACTGGTGTAGGAGGGGCTGCTGGGGGGACGTGTGTGAaacggcctcctcctcctcctcttctgcctcTACTCCTCCGG
This genomic stretch from Macrobrachium rosenbergii isolate ZJJX-2024 chromosome 6, ASM4041242v1, whole genome shotgun sequence harbors:
- the LOC136839129 gene encoding uncharacterized protein is translated as MFPTALKSSKSSISGSRSSNSSDVDSCSSRSKSSTVNGSCRFLSGERKRRRNASNNILTFLMMLLLLGECSSSPSTSSSSSSSSSFSSQSNEGAPSSASASASASSSSSSSSLTALYPINTRPTGGVEAEEEEEEAVSHTSPQQPLLHQSYTPLHAAASAVGAVAAPLLQDTPGGGGRRALQDADQGDAEEELYSTSTTTAAGGFNSDPLRRRQRQRSLALSTTPSPSLFLPSQPPHLPPSPSSPPSAASLQSASQHQTPYRYQSSTSVRLLKASSLRQGDTRAMPSYVMKEYLPSGKMSRVLSSSTHLSSPSHNKDPAKSALPKKSFLLQPHHPPPYPVPPRPPSSPPPLVPLWPDPPPPPPPPYPSPNPFPQKILFPPPPTPVQDVLQSSTVGSINQPSRPEGRKKKVGKDDDIPRVREKHSRIPGVPKGAPKADDSAKQLGIRSASIVHMRSNNLYSGRDKNVYFLRRSEFFDQERMRPVSDGGGYPQYQQHMDEQNYPEPPPFNYDIEPAVKESVTPRKEDGNFQNTRQMLTDRINMTKAFRAQSNYPLDNWDDQHPENLPFNQSPGEEESLGEYSKSELDGAQLREEGSMGSMQEKQRRKEVKGIKFKGQRQDGNLKSAIMSSKNNYRPGAFRVDRLRSSYTNEPEGDKKSDKRISRVTSDVANASSLTGQDYDNETTGNVNEVTTEAQQKVNLEKLEMELSKKDEEAASDLLLAISILQHHMIPSLQKDEENEAKGKAVNTSRASDGSTENHQEKDTKWGQHHYHHYNIEILDSQSSSSSSEVGSENEEDEEEGNGHGGLSNKGLTEDKPNGTVVFQPVHEVPLLPEHQACYRWFVLVLDGNCSVIKQRMSAFVIFLKAALSSKLSIDYNDVYVPSVFCDNTFMVNISLDTIKNPQAEIKLRLLAEANTTLLEISEEIFYLEKILTKRADDDGQDMQPLVKKPDDVELVIYIAVGCMVVFILLSVVIVALIRVCRQEGDQMDIGKTIPHQPLQRPFDFPIRRPNVIYSHRFSQALIPDKCTSTPSNRVENNPSSGGRGSIGVMAVTGSGRGSVLRYDTQFAGELMIGDEDFYSMGSAIDDSFNDRRALVPSRRRTTKVPGEDVIMEEDIVEEEEEEDLEDDDEEEEDDDVDEEPDDDVTEEKNKVADVSREGARLSALQDRGEVAERCHFHISGTMKDVEACRPTPKESKVPTKENLEIKAGNKGRLESRNAVASFVTGNAKPDALKSEPNKSRPRAPTHSFKPSDARPIGEGAKEATPGAKPGNTSNVTGGTVLEDTAGTRTNEPSTKDTPKRSREEENTTSSGRAAKASSRAKELLGSRLRGRRNLRPGYEVVFKGIDNPCYNR